Sequence from the Agrococcus sp. SL85 genome:
ATGCGCGCCGGCCTCACCGCCTCGTCGCTCGTCGACCTCGAGCTCGCCTACGCGCCGCAGTTCGGCTCGGCGAAGGATCCCGTGAACCTGCTCGGCATGGTCGCGCAGAACCGCGCCTCCGGCGTCGCCGCGGCGATCGCCTGGCACGACGTCGAGGCCGCCGTCGCGGCGGGCGCCGTCGTCGTCGACGTGCGCACCGAGGCGGAGCACGACCGGGGCGCGATCCCCGGCTCCACGAGCATCCCCGTCGACGCGCTGCGCGAGCGGCTCGACGAGCTGCGGGGCCGCGAGGTGATCGTCCACTGCCAGGTGGGCCAGCGCGCCCACGTGGCGCAGCGCATCCTCGCCCAGCACGGCGTGGCGGCGCGGAACCTCGACGGCGGCTGGCTCACCTGGCGGGCCGGCGACCGCGCGCGCAGGCGCGCCCGAGCACTGGAGCACGCATGATCCCCACCGCCGCCACCCCGGATGCGCAGCGGCGCATCGCCAACCGCCTGAAGCGCGCCCGCGGGCAGCTCGACGCCGTGATCGCCGCCGTGGAGGCGGGCGGCGAGTGCCGCGACGTCGTCACGCAGCTCGCGGCGACGTCCAAGGCGCTCGACCGGGCGGGGTTCGCGATCGTCGCGAGCGCGATGGAGCACTGCGTCGCCGACGACGACGAGCGCACCCGCGACGAGCAGCTCGCCGAGCTCGAGAAGCTCTTCCTCTCCCTCAGCTAGGAGCATCCCCATGCATGCACGCGCCCGATCCCGCGCCGCCCTCGTCCGCCTCGCCGCCGTCGCGGTGCTCGCACTCGCCCTCGCGGGCTGCACGAGCGCGCCGGAGCCCGTGGAGGTGCCCGCCGACGCCGTCGTCATCGACGTCCGGACCGCCGCCGAGCACGCGCAGGGCCACCTGGCAGGCGCGACGCTGCTCGACGTCTCGAACGGCGACCTCGAGGCGGCCATCCCGAGCCTCGACCCCGACGCTGCGACCTTCGTCTACTGCCGCTCCGGCAGCCGCTCGGCCAGCGCCGCAGCGATGCTGCGCGAGGCCGGCTTCACCGACGTGACCGACCTCGGCTCCCTCGACGAGGCCGCCGCCGCGACCGGCATCGCGATCGAGCGATGACGGATCCCGTCGTCGGGAGCGGCCATCGCAGGCACCGGCCCCGGATCCGCTGCGCGGCGGGCACGGGCGAGCGGATCGCGCAGGCGGCCGTAGGCGTGCTCGTCGCGGCGTTCGCCCTCAGCCCCTCCACGGCTCCGACTGCGGCCGTCGTCGCAGGCATCGCGGCCGCCGTGCTGCTCGTCGGCGCCTGGCGGGGCTGGTGCCCCGGCTCGCTCGCGGCGCGCTGGGCGGGCCGAGCGCGCTGATCGTGCTGCCTGACCCGACGGCCTGACCGGACGGCCTCAGCCCAGGCGCACGCGGAGGCCCCCGTCGTCCGGCAGGGCGCGGAGCCCGCGGAGGTCCGGGAGCACCGCGTGGGCGCGGCCGAGCGCCTCCGCGGGGTGCGAGGTGGCCACCCCGAGCGTCGTCGCGCCCGCCGCGAGGCCCGCGTCGACACCGGCGGGCGCGTCCTCCACGACGAGGCACCGCGCGGCGTCCACGCCGAGCCTCGCCGCCGCCAGCAGGTAGCCCTGCGGATCGGGCTTGCCGCGGTCGACGTCCTCCGCCGCTACCAGGACGCGCGGCACCGGCAGGCCCGCCGCCGCGAGCCGCGCCTCCATGACCGCGCGTCGCCCGGAGGTCACGGCCGCCCACGCGTCCTCAGGCAGGCCGTGGAGCAGCGCGGCGACGCCGGGGAGCGCCGCAGCGTCGCCCGCCTCGGCGTCCTCGATCGCCTCGACGTCGCGGAGCGCCGCCCCGCGCCGCTCCGGGGGCACGAGCTCGGCGATCGTGTCGTCGCTGCGGCGGCCGTGCGAGACCGCGAGGATGCTGGCGGGGTCGATCCCCCACTGCCCGCCCCAGGCGCGCCAGATGCGCTCCACGGCCGCCGTCGAGTCGACGAGCGTGCCGTCGATGTCGAACAGGATCGCCGCGACCTCGATCGTGCCCGTGCCGTGCTCCGTGCGCTCCGCCATGGCACCACCGTGGCACAGGGCGAATCGTGCGCGCAGCGCGCGGCGCGGATCGTGCGCGCAGCGCAGAGCGTGGACCCGGAGCGCGTCAGCGGTCGCTCCTACGGTGGCCGCATGACGATCCGCCCCGCCGAGTGGGATGTGCTGCACCCGCTCGACGGGCACCGCATCGCGATCGTCCGCCTCGTCGCGCTCGGTCCGCGGCGCGAGCCCTACTACCGCGCCGTGACGCCCGAGGCCGACCGGGCCGAGCGTCGGCTCATCGGGTACTGGGCGAGCGTCGACCACGCGCACGACGGCGTGCTCGCGCTCTACGAGCGCGCGTCGGGCCGCTCGACCTCCGGGGGCGGCCGTGCCCCCGCGCGCCCGCTCGTGCCGCAGAAGCCCCCGCCGTGCGCGGGCCCGGCCGTCGCCCAGCGACCGACAGGGGCAGCCCCGCCCGAGCAGCGGCACGGCTACGCCGCACGGCCGCTGCGGCACGCCGCGCGGGCGTGAGCGCCCTCAGCCGCGCTTCAGGCGACGCTTCGTCGCGCGCTCGGTGAGCACGAGCAGGAAGTCCTGCACGGGGCTCTCGGCGATCGCCGCGAGCTCCTCGCGCGCGATCCGCTCCACCTCGGCCGGCGATGCCTCGGGCTTCGCGGCCGTCAGCTTCGCGACCACCTGCGACACGATCTCCTCGTGGTCCGCGATGCCGCTCATGGCGCGATCATCGCACGCCATCGCCCCGACGCGCCCACGGGCGTCCGGCGCCAAGCCGCGCGCCGTGCTCGCGCCGCGCGTCCGGCGCGCCAGGCTGGGCCCGTGATGGACGCGGTGCTCGACCTCGACGGCGTGCTCTCGACGCGCGACACGGTCGCGACCCTCCTGGTGGAGGCCGCGCGCCGGCAGCCGCGGCGGGCGACCGGCAGCCTGCCGCAGGCTCGTGCGCTGGGTGCTCGCGGGCGGCGACGTCGCGCGGCACGCTGCGGCCTCCCGCGCGGTCGCCGCGGCGATGCTGCGCGGCATGTCCGAGGCGGAGTACGAGGCGCTCGCACGCGAGGTCGGCACCCGGATGGGGCGCACGGCGGCGCGCGCATCGATGGTGAAGATCGCGCGGGAGCTCGCGGCCGAGGGCGCCCACGTCGTGGTCGCGACGGGGTCCGAGCACCGGCTCGCCCGCGCGTTCCTCGACTCGGCGGGCGTGCCCCGCGACCTGCTGCTCGCCTCCACGCTCGCGTGGGGTCCCGGCGGCCCCGCCTTCGACCGCCACATCCGCGGCGCGAGCAAGCTCGAGGCGCTGGTGCGGGCCGGGATCGACGTGGGCGCGCGCCGCTTCTGGACGGACTCCGCCGACGACCTGCCCACGGCCGGAGCGGCGGCCGGGCTGGTGCTCGTCGCCCCCTCGCGCCGCTCCGAGGCGGCCTACCTCGCCGCCGGCCTGCCCCACGAGCTCCTCGAGGGCCGAGGCTGACCGCGCGGCCCCGCCAGGCGCGTGGCGCCGCTCAGAGCACCGCGTCGAGCCCGGCCAGGAGGCGGTCGACCTCGGCGTCGTCGGTGTAGGCGGCGAGGCCGATGCGCAGACCGCCCGGCGCGCCCGTGGCGAGCGCCCGGAAGGGCTCCTGCGCGTAGAACGAGCCGGCCGGCACGAGCAGGTCGTGCGCGAGGAGCGCCCGGTAGGCGTCCGCGGCGTCGACGCGGGTCGGCGTGAGGAACAGGGTGGGCGTGCGCCTGGCGGCGATCGAGTGCAGCACGAGGCGGTCGCCCAGTGCGCGGAGGCCCTCCTCGACGCGGCCGCGGAGTCGCAGCTCGTGCGCGTGGATGCGCGCGTGCGCGTCGAGGATGCGCTCGCGCCGCGAGCCTCCCCGCGCGCCGAGCCCCGCGAGGAAGTCGACCGCCGCGGTGACGCCCGCGAGCAGCTCGTACGGCAGCGTGCCGAGCTCGAAGCGCTCCGGCACCGCGTCGGTGGAGGGCGCGAGCTTGTCGGGGCGGATCGTCTCGAGCAGGGCCGGGTCGGCGACGAGCGCGGCGCAGTGCGGGCCGAAGAGCTTGTACGGCGAGAGCACGAGGAGGTCGGCGCCGAGCGCCGCGAGGTCGATCGCGGCGTGCGCGGCCAGGTGCACGGCGTCGACGTGGACGAGCGCCCCCACCGCGTGCGCGCGGGCCGCGATGCGCGCGACGTCCGGCATCGTGCCCAGCAGGTTCGATGCGCCCGCGACCGCCACGAGCCGCGTGCGCTCGGTGACGACGTCGTCGAGCGCCGTCAGGTCGAGGTCGGCGGTCGCCGGGTCGAGCCGGAGCCAGCGCACCGTCGCCCCCGAGGCCTCGGCCGCCTGGATCCACGGCCGCACGTTGGCGTCGTGGTCGAGCTCGGTGACGACGACCTCGTCGCCCGGCCCCCAGGGCCGGCCGCCCGTGCCCTTCGCGAGCGCCCGCGAGAGGTCGTAGGTGAGCTGCGTGGCCGAGCGGCCGTGCACGACGCCCCGCGGATCGCCGCCCACGAGGTCGGCGACGGCGGCCCGGTAGGCCGCGACCGCCTCGTCGGCGTTCCGCTCGCTGCGCGCCCCGTGCCGCGGTTCGAGAGCGGGGCGGTGAGCGTGCGGGCGATCGCCTCGGCGACGACCGCGGGCGTCTGCGTGCCGCCCGGGCCGTCGAAGTGCGCGATGCCGGAGGCGAGCGAGGGGAAGGCCGCGCGGACGGCGGCGACGTCGTAGGCGGCGGTCGCGTGGGCGGCGCTCTCGGGGGCGGCGGTGTCGTGGGGCATGGGGGTCCTCTCGGCTCGCGGGCGGGCTCTCCGGACGCTACTGCGCTGCGCGCCGCTCCGCGATCGCGGCGCGCAGCAGGGCGAAGGGCGCGGCCCGGCGCGCGTCGCGACCGTCGTCGGCGCTCGCGGGGCGGGAGACCTCCGGGTGCCACTGCACGCCCAGCAGCCAGCCGCCGCGCTCGGCGCGCACGGCCTCCACGAGCCCGTCGTCGCCGGTCGCGACGGGCACGAGGCCCTCGGCGAGGTCGCGGATGCCCTGGTGGTGGGCGGAGGCGACCACGGGCCGACCGGTGCCGTACGCGTCGGCGAGCGCGTCGCCCTCGGCGACCGCGACCTCGTGCCAGGAGAAGAGGCCCTCCTCCCCCGCGTCGTCGCCCGGAGCACGCTTGTGGGCGACCTCGGTGGGCGCGAGGTCCTCGTGCAGCGTGCCGCCGAGGCCGACGTTGACGACCTGCAGGCCGCGGCACACCGCGAGCAGGGGCGTCGCCGTCGCGCGGGCGTGCTCGAGCACCCGGAGGTCGAGGTCGTCCTGCTCGGGGTTCACGTCGTAGACGGGCGCCGCGGCGTCGCCGCCGTAGCGCGCGGGATCGACGTCGCCGCCGCCGGGCAGCACGAAGCCGTCGAAGCGACCGAGGTCGGCGTCGTCGGCGCCGATGACCTCGACCCGCACGCCGGGCGCCTCGGTGAGCGCGACGATCGCCTGCAGCAGGCCGTCCGCGAGCGCGACGCGGGGATCGGCGCCCTCGAGCGGCGAGAGGCGGGCGGGGATGCCGATGACGGCGTGCTGCTGCATGGTGCTCCTCGGTGACGGCGGACGCGGCGACCGCGCTCCGAGCATCCCGCATCGCGCGCGTCGCGCGGCGCACGCGCCGGCGCGGCGAGGACCGGCGTCGGCGGCCTACGGCAGCGGCACCCGAAGGATGCGGTCGTCGCCCTCGCGCGGCTGCCCGCGGCCGTCGGTGTTGTTCGTGAGCGCCCAGAGCGCGCCGTCGGGGGCGACGACGACGTCGCGCATCCGCCCCTGCCCCGTCAGCAGGTCGGAGGCGGCGCCCAGGTCGGCGAGCGGCACCGACCGCAATCGCGCGCCGCGCAGGTTGGCGATGACGACCGCGTCGCCCGCGACCGCGATGCCGCTGGGGCTCGCCTCCGCGGGCGACCACTGCTGCACGGGGTCGACGAAGCCCTCCTCGCCGGCGATCCCCTCGACGACCGGCCAGCCGTAGTTCGCGCCCGGCTCGATGACGTTGAGCTCGTCCCAGGTGTCCTGCCCGAACTCGCTCGCGAGCATCGTGCCGTCCGCCGTCCACGCGATGCCCTGGGGGTTCCGGTGGCCGAGGCTCCACACGGGCGAGCCTGCGAACGGGTTGTCGGCGGGCACCGAGCCGTCGGGCGCGATGCGGAGGATCTTGCCCGCGAGCGAGGCCGGATCCTGCGCGAGCGCCGGGTCGGCGGCGTCGCCCGTGGTCGCGTAGAGCATGCCGTCCGGCCCGATGGCGATGCGGCCGCCGTCATGGTTGCCGGCGGCGGGGATGCCGTCGAGGATCGTCGTCGCGCCGCCGAGCGCGAGGCCGCCCGTCGAGCCCTCGAGCGCGTAGCGGTCGATGCGGTTGCCGGCGTCGGTCGTGAGGTAGGCCAGCAGCGCGCCGTCGGCGACCGCGATGCCGAGGAGGCCGCCCTCGCCCCGCGCGGCGACGTCGGCGACGACGCCGACCTCGCGGATCGCGCCGTCGTCGGCCACCTCGAGGATCCGCGCC
This genomic interval carries:
- a CDS encoding three-helix bundle dimerization domain-containing protein; the encoded protein is MSGIADHEEIVSQVVAKLTAAKPEASPAEVERIAREELAAIAESPVQDFLLVLTERATKRRLKRG
- a CDS encoding metal-sensitive transcriptional regulator; this encodes MIPTAATPDAQRRIANRLKRARGQLDAVIAAVEAGGECRDVVTQLAATSKALDRAGFAIVASAMEHCVADDDERTRDEQLAELEKLFLSLS
- a CDS encoding YgaP-like transmembrane domain, with translation MTDPVVGSGHRRHRPRIRCAAGTGERIAQAAVGVLVAAFALSPSTAPTAAVVAGIAAAVLLVGAWRGWCPGSLAARWAGRAR
- a CDS encoding aminotransferase class V-fold PLP-dependent enzyme, whose amino-acid sequence is MGGDPRGVVHGRSATQLTYDLSRALAKGTGGRPWGPGDEVVVTELDHDANVRPWIQAAEASGATVRWLRLDPATADLDLTALDDVVTERTRLVAVAGASNLLGTMPDVARIAARAHAVGALVHVDAVHLAAHAAIDLAALGADLLVLSPYKLFGPHCAALVADPALLETIRPDKLAPSTDAVPERFELGTLPYELLAGVTAAVDFLAGLGARGGSRRERILDAHARIHAHELRLRGRVEEGLRALGDRLVLHSIAARRTPTLFLTPTRVDAADAYRALLAHDLLVPAGSFYAQEPFRALATGAPGGLRIGLAAYTDDAEVDRLLAGLDAVL
- a CDS encoding PQQ-dependent sugar dehydrogenase translates to MPSRRPPAVAAPLVASLATAALLVGCSAGTPSAPPPARQTAAATPGDGPEAVATIAEGLDAPWSIAFVDGVALVSERDSARILEVADDGAIREVGVVADVAARGEGGLLGIAVADGALLAYLTTDAGNRIDRYALEGSTGGLALGGATTILDGIPAAGNHDGGRIAIGPDGMLYATTGDAADPALAQDPASLAGKILRIAPDGSVPADNPFAGSPVWSLGHRNPQGIAWTADGTMLASEFGQDTWDELNVIEPGANYGWPVVEGIAGEEGFVDPVQQWSPAEASPSGIAVAGDAVVIANLRGARLRSVPLADLGAASDLLTGQGRMRDVVVAPDGALWALTNNTDGRGQPREGDDRILRVPLP
- a CDS encoding rhodanese-like domain-containing protein, with the protein product MHARARSRAALVRLAAVAVLALALAGCTSAPEPVEVPADAVVIDVRTAAEHAQGHLAGATLLDVSNGDLEAAIPSLDPDAATFVYCRSGSRSASAAAMLREAGFTDVTDLGSLDEAAAATGIAIER
- a CDS encoding HAD-IA family hydrolase — its product is MAERTEHGTGTIEVAAILFDIDGTLVDSTAAVERIWRAWGGQWGIDPASILAVSHGRRSDDTIAELVPPERRGAALRDVEAIEDAEAGDAAALPGVAALLHGLPEDAWAAVTSGRRAVMEARLAAAGLPVPRVLVAAEDVDRGKPDPQGYLLAAARLGVDAARCLVVEDAPAGVDAGLAAGATTLGVATSHPAEALGRAHAVLPDLRGLRALPDDGGLRVRLG
- a CDS encoding gamma-glutamyl-gamma-aminobutyrate hydrolase family protein gives rise to the protein MQQHAVIGIPARLSPLEGADPRVALADGLLQAIVALTEAPGVRVEVIGADDADLGRFDGFVLPGGGDVDPARYGGDAAAPVYDVNPEQDDLDLRVLEHARATATPLLAVCRGLQVVNVGLGGTLHEDLAPTEVAHKRAPGDDAGEEGLFSWHEVAVAEGDALADAYGTGRPVVASAHHQGIRDLAEGLVPVATGDDGLVEAVRAERGGWLLGVQWHPEVSRPASADDGRDARRAAPFALLRAAIAERRAAQ